A stretch of the Lolium perenne isolate Kyuss_39 chromosome 3, Kyuss_2.0, whole genome shotgun sequence genome encodes the following:
- the LOC127339001 gene encoding glucan endo-1,3-beta-glucosidase 13: MALTHLLLVGAALLSLTFFSGSALAGEVGVCYGMLASHLMQPPAVVQLLKKNGITKVRLYDADAGALGALANTGIKVKVSLPNKNLVEAAGTMSYAVEWVKNNVMAYPGTLIDSVAVGNEVFYQAPELTPQLLPAMKNIQAALASVGLADAVKVSTPIAMNALKVPSWPPSVGEFRDDLAQSVMGPMIDFLDQTGSHLSFNIYPYFAYKEDPKIDVDYVLFRPNKGQTDKVTGLIYYNMFDAMLDAVLHAEEKLRNSLGHARGRMLEGVGSSTTVDETGGEAKVGSTNHTVTGQMSAVPAGWDAQAYNSNLISKVLRGTGTPYRPNADINVYIFSLFNEDLKPNEEERNFGLFYPDGTPVYKVDFQHPGPGPGTTSWCVANAAVGDKRLQDALDYACGIGQADCSAIQPGGRCFDPDTKVAHASYAFNDYYQRNGRSDQSCDFGGCGSVVHQQPKFGNCVL, translated from the exons ATGGCACTCACTCATCTCCTCCTCGTCGGCGCCGCGCTGCTGTCACTTACCTTCTTCTCCGGCTCAG CTCTGGCCGGCGAGGTGGGAGTGTGCTACGGGATGTTGGCTAGCCACCTCATGCAACCGCCAGCTGTGGTGCAGCTGCTGAAGAAGAATGGCATCACAAAGGTGAGGCTGTACGACGCCGACGCTGGAGCACTCGGTGCGCTAGCCAACACCGGCATCAAGGTGAAGGTGTCGCTACCAAATAAAAATCTGGTAGAGGCAGCTGGTACCATGTCGTACGCGGTCGAGTGGGTGAAGAACAACGTGATGGCGTACCCGGGCACGCTGATCGACAGCGTGGCCGTCGGGAACGAGGTGTTCTACCAGGCACCCGAGCTGACACCTCAGCTCCTCCCGGCGATGAAGAACATCCAGGCGGCGTTGGCCAGCGTGGGGCTGGCGGACGCCGTCAAGGTTTCCACGCCGATCGCGATGAATGCTCTCAAGGTGCCATCGTGGCCGCCGTCCGTGGGCGAGTTTCGGGACGACCTTGCGCAGTCGGTGATGGGCCCCATGATCGATTTCCTGGACCAGACCGGCTCACACCTCTCCTTCAACATCTACCCCTACTTCGCGTATAAGGAGGATCCTAAGATCGACGTCGACTACGTTTTGTTCCGCCCCAACAAGGGCCAAACAGACAAGGTCACCGGTCTCATCTACTACAACATGTTTGATGCTATGCTTGACGCTGTTTTGCATGCCGAGGAGAAGCTGCGCAACTCTCTTGGGCATGCTCGAGGTAGGATGCTTGAGGGTGTTGGCTCGTCAACGACTGTTGATGAGACGGGGGGTGAGGCTAAAGTAGGGTCGACCAATCATACAGTAACGGGCCAAATGAGTGCCGTGCCGGCAGGCTGGGACGCACAGGCCTACAATTCTAACCTCATCAGCAAGGTTCTCAGAGGCACCGGCACACCTTACAGACCCAACGCCGACATCAACGTCTACATCTTCTCCCTTTTCAACGAAGACCTCAAGCCCAACGAGGAGGAGCGCAACTTCGGCCTCTTCTACCCGGACGGCACGCCGGTGTACAAGGTCGACTTCCAACACCCTGGCCCTGGGCCGGGGACTACTAGCTGGTGCGTAGCGAACGCGGCGGTCGGCGACAAGCGGCTCCAGGATGCGCTCGACTACGCTTGCGGCATCGGCCAGGCGGACTGCAGTGCCATCCAGCCAGGCGGCCGCTGCTTCGATCCCGACACCAAGGTCGCGCACGCGTCCTATGCGTTCAACGACTACTACCAGCGCAACGGCCGGTCCGATCAATCCTGTGACTTCGGCGGCTGCGGCTCCGTCGTCCACCAGCAACCCA AGTTTGGCAACTGCGTGCTCTGA